One Chelonoidis abingdonii isolate Lonesome George chromosome 18, CheloAbing_2.0, whole genome shotgun sequence genomic region harbors:
- the NHERF4 gene encoding LOW QUALITY PROTEIN: Na(+)/H(+) exchange regulatory cofactor NHE-RF4 (The sequence of the model RefSeq protein was modified relative to this genomic sequence to represent the inferred CDS: inserted 3 bases in 2 codons; deleted 2 bases in 2 codons; substituted 1 base at 1 genomic stop codon): MSQLLERPSDLTAFSSAGLEDTKELTLKFEFNPKDGIDNPALSLAEDSDTEGAEKPRFYLLTKDNGENFGFXLREEVGYKGHIIRQVVWGGDGPPQGLQDGDRILEVNGEYVDNMEHFRVVQKIKASGNQVAVAVLDGNAYEVAKALDKNLAELLPGHTGTRLCHVVKDKSGFGLHISAQEGVKGSFQLSVMSXRPSRXSGCPSDSWLLELNGTSVRNYTYARLTRKLKQSGSKVTLLVIDAKSEEFYRLQGVRVIAAMADATTLPFKARKLHMVKGPDGYGFLLKEEKCSSGMMGQFLSEVDTGLPADRAGMRDGDRLLAVNGEGVEGLCHQEVVDMIRAGGNQVTLLVIDPDGDKFYSSIGLSPLLFCEDGHPSSGTHTTPGSHPSMPQGNGMPVGTPRLCHLDMGPEGYRFQLQTVADKPGVFITQVAAGSGGKRAGLKEGDVVIEVNGRNVEQASYEEVLGRIKESGQKLTLLVVEQEQLRSYGEMDLTVTADMAEGCDVAARAMALLGSSQGPGCEEWKELSQSF, encoded by the exons ATGTCACAGCTACTAGAGAGACCATCTGACCTCACAGCCTTTTCTTCTGCAGGACTTGAGGATACCAAGGAGCTAACCCT GAAATTTGAATTCAACCCCAAAGATGGGATTGATAACCCAGCCCTGTCACTGGCAGAGGACTCCG ATACAGAAGGTGCAGAGAAGCCACGG TTCTACCTGCTGACCAAGGACAATGGGGAGAACTTTGGGT CGCTACGTGAGGAGGTGGGGTACAAGGGGCACATCATCCGGCAGGTTGTGTGG GGGGGGGATGGCCCACCGCAGGGCCTGCAGGATGGGGACCGGATCCTGGAGGTGAACGGTGAATATGTGGACAACATGGAGCACTTCAGG GTGGTGCAGAAGATCAAGGCCAGTGGTAACCAGGTGGCTGTTGCAGTCCTAGATGGCAATGCCTACGAAGTTGCAAAAGCCCTCGACAAGAAcctggcagagctgctgccaggccACACAGGCACCCGGCTCTGCCACGTCGTGAAGGACAAAAGTGGCTTCGGGCTTCACATTTCAGCTCAAGAAg GTGTGAAGGGCTCGTTCCAGCTGTCCGTCATGAG ACGGCCCAGCAGATAAAGCGGGTGTCCCTCTGACTCCTGGCTGCTCGAGCTCAACGGGACCAGCGTGAGGAACTACACTTATGCACGGCTCACCAGGAAG CTCAAGCAGAGTGGCAGCAAAGTGACCCTGCTGGTGATAGATGCCAAGTCAGAGGAGTTCTACCGGCTGCAGGGTGTCAGGGTCATAGCTGCCATGGCCGATGCCACCACGCTGCCCTTCAAGGCCAGGAAGCTGCACATGGTGAAAGGTCCAGACGGCTATGGGTTCCTGCTGAAGGAAGAGAAGTGCAGTTCAGGGATGATGG GCCAGTTTCTGAGTGAGGTGGATACTGGGCTGCCAGCCGACAGGGCGGGGATGAGGGATGGAGATCGGCTCCTGGCCGTGAATGGTGAGGGCGTGGAGGGGCTGTGCCACCAGGAGGTGGTGGACATGATCCGCGCCGGCGGCAACCAGGTGACATTGCTGGTCATTGATCCGGATGGAGACAAATTCTACAGCTCG ATTGGGTTGTCCCCACTACTGTTCTGTGAAGATGGGCACCCGTCATCGGGCACTCACACCACCCCAGGATCCCATCCTAGCATGCCTCAGGGAAATGGCATGCCTGTTGGCACACCCCGCCTCTGCCACCTTGACATGGGGCCAGAAGGGTACAGATTCCAGCTGCAGACTGTCGCCGACAAGCCGGGGGTCTTCATCACACAG GTGGCTGCGGGCAGCGGTGGGAAGCGAGCAGGCCTGAAGGAGGGGGATGTGGTGATTGAGGTCAACGGGAGGAACGTGGAGCAGGCGAGCTACGAAGAGGTGCTGGGGAGGATAAAGGAGAGTGGCCAGAAGCTGACGTTGCTGGtggtggagcaggagcagctcaGGAGCTACGGGGAGATGGACCTCACTGTCACAGCTGATATGGCAGAGGGCTGCGATGTTGCTGCCAGGGCCATGGCCCTGCTGGGTTCTAGCCAG GGGCCAGGGTGTGAGGAATGGAAGGAACTGAGCCAGTCATTCTAG
- the DRC12 gene encoding dynein regulatory complex protein 12 produces the protein MAPRNRGKGKKEGKQKKKKNVAENEVEEKYRKAALEVDILKEHLVLRSDVARQAKADSERLKQRLVELEQELEMSRDDKKDIYEEMIRQYQELQQQTETHIQQLETKTKQLQEQLATCREDIEQARVEREQVLGEKDQTIAELQGKINAMETEYEKILHGSLDRVLSKLAAAQGCWEKEATAVHMKHKERLREFGLNPLEI, from the exons ATGGCTCCCAGGaacagagggaaagggaaaaaagaagggaaacagaagaaaaagaagaatgtGGCAG AAAATGAAGTGGAGGAGAAATACAGGAAAGCAGCCCTGGAGGTCGACATCCTCAAAGAGCACCTAG TCCTCCGGAGCGACGTGGCCAGGCAGGCAAAGGCTGACAGCGAAAGActcaagcagaggctggtggagctggagcaggagctggagatgTCACGGGATGACAAGAAAGACATTTACGAAG AGATGATCCGGCAGTAccaggagctccagcagcagacaGAGACCCACATACAGCAATTGGAGACCAAGACAAAGCAGCTACAGGAGCAGCTCG CAACGTGCCGTGAGGATATCGAGCAGGCCCGGGTGGAGAGagagcaggtgctgggggagaaggACCAGACCATCGCCGAGCTGCAGGGCAAAATCAATGCCATGGAGACAGAGTATGAAAAGATCCTGCAC GGGAGCCTGGACCGAGTCCTTTCCAAGctggcagctgcccagggctgctgGGAGAAGGAAGCCACAGCCGTGCACATGAAACACAAGGAGAGACTGCGAGAGTTCGGGCTCAATCCCCTGGAGATCTAG